The Candidatus Polarisedimenticolia bacterium DNA window GAGCAGAAGGAGCGGGGCCCATCGCTCGGACCGGCGTCGGCCCGGCGATCCGGATGCTGCGCCGGCGCTAGAAGGAGCGGCCAATGTAGAAGGAAGTCTGCAAAGAGCTGTCGAAGGTGGGGTCCTTCTGCCATTCGTACTCGTTGGCGATCAGCGGACTTCCTCCGGTATCGATAGGGATCAAGGCGCTGTTCTCGAAACGCTTCGCCCAGACCCAGGTCAGCTCGAAAGGCCCAAGGTACCAGGCGAATCCCAGCCCCCAGGCGGCCCGGCAGTCGCCCAGCCGGTCGTTCTTCTCGTCCCAGCAGTTGAACTCACGCGGGATGGCTGTGACCGTCCCGTCTGGTCTCTCGAGCAGCAGGTCGACGCCCTGGTAGTTGACGTCGCGGCCGGTGTTGGGATCGAAGTAGCGCGGCCCCTGGAACCAGCCGGCGCCGACGTCCAGGAAGATGAAGCCGCGCAGCGCGTGAATCCCTCCGAACGGAAAGCGCAGCTCGTCCACCAGGGGAAAGCGCAGCTCCAGGTTCGAATAGGCGATGCGGTTGCCGAAGAACTCCCGGAATTCATAGCCGCGCAGCGTGTTGTAGCCGCCGAAGGAATAGATGGTGCTGCCGTCCTGGCCCAAGAAGCCGGTGCTGTTGCTGATGGCGGTCGCGAAGCGCCAGGCGAACAGCGAGCGGCTCGTGAGCTTGCCGTAAGCGCGGTAGTCGACGTAGTACTCCGCGAACGGGCTGCCGTCCCCCACCACGAAAGGTGCGTAGGCGATGGTGAAGCCGAAGCGCTTGCCGTGGTACGGACCGAAATCCTTGTAGCGGGTGGTGTCGCCGGAGAAGGTGGTGGTCAGGAACGCCAGGTTGTCCTTGAAAGTCTCGAAGCTGACCGTCTGGACCGTGATCCCGTTGATGTCTTCGAGCTCGCTCACCGGCCGGGACAGCGACCTCTGATAGGCACCGATCGACGCCTCGATCCGATAGTAGACCGACAAGGGGTAGGAAACCTGTGTCGAGATTCCGGTGGTGCGGGTGGCCTGTTGGCGCTGCACGCCGCCGCTGGAGGTTCCCAGCAGGTAGTAGTCGCGGAAATCCATCGCCCGGTAGCCGTACTGCCAGCGGTGCTTCAAATTCCAGTATTGCAGGTCGATGTTCGAGTAGGTGGACACCGACTGGAAGTTCATGAAGACGCGGTGATCGCCCAGCAGGTCCGAGAGCACCAGCTGCGCATTGGTGAGGATGGTGCCGTCATTGGCGACCCCGATCAGCACGCTCGGGCTGCTCTCGACGTGCCATTTGAGCTTGTCGTAGCGCCCCTTCTCCTTCTCGTCCAGCGTCAGCTTCAGGGGGGGCTCGAAAGGCTCGATTTCGGGCGGCTCCTGCGTCTGCTCGCTGGGCTTGATGACCGCCACCGGCTCGTTGAGCTCCATGCGGTAAAGGTGAAAGCGTCCCTTGTCGTATCCGGTGAAGGCCAGCGTCGCCTTTCCGTCCTGCGAGTCGATCTCCAGGGGGTTGAAGCCGCTGCCGATCAGATCGGTGTACTGGCGGATCTCGCCGTCCACCAGGCTGAGCGAATAGAGGTTGTAGATCTGGTGTCCCGCCAGATCGGAGGAGTAGTAGAGCGTCTTGCCGTCCTTGGAGAAAGAGGGCTGGATGTCGGAGGATTCGCCGAAGGTCAGCTGCGTGAGCTTGCCCGGATCCGATGCGTCGACCATGAAAATCTTCACGTAGCGGTCGATGCGCCGGTTGAAGACGATCGTCTTGCCGTCGGGCGACCAGGCGGGGTTGGCGTCGTAGTATTCGTCGTCGGTGACCTTCGACACCTTCTTGGTGTCGAAGTCGTAGCGGAAGATGTCCACCACCCCCGCGACGTTGCCCGAGAAGATGACCGATTTCCCGTCGGGCGAGAAAGCCGGGGATTCCTCCACTTCGACGCCCGGGATGACCACCTCCTGCAGGAGCTTTCCCTTCAGCGCGTCGTAGACGAACAGGTTCCGCTCGTCCTCGCGCCGCGCGAAGAAGGCGATCCGGTCCCCCTCGGGCGACCAGGTGAGGTCGTTCTTTCCGTCGAAGGCGCCGGTCACGATGTACTGGTACTTGTTGGTGAACCCCTTGGTGATGTTGCGCAGGTTCGTCCCGTCCTTGGTCGAGAAGACCACCACGTCCAGATCCTCGTAGCGCGTGGTGAGGGAGGCCACCAGGTCGCCGCTCGGGGACAGGGTGGGGGAGAAGGTGTAGATCCCCTCGTTCTTGAAGCCGATCTCGTGGCCGTAGTCCTCGGGCTCCTTCTTGTCCAGGTAGAGCGGCAGGTACTTGTGCTCCAGGTAGCGCCGAAACTGCCGGTCGAACTCGTCCGGTTCCACCCCGAACGCCTCGCGGATCGGCTTGTCCAGGTTATTGCTCAACAGGACCTTGCGGTACTCCCACAGGAAGTTGCGGATGCCCTCGAGGCCGTACTTCTCGCCGATGTAGTCGAAGGCCGCCTGGCCGAAGCGGTAGGTCAGGAAGTTCACCACGTTGACGCGGTGGATGGGCGGGATGATGTTGTGCACCACCGCGTCGCGGATCACCATCTCGTTGAGCGGGCTGCTGGCGTTGGCCAGATGCTCCGCCAGCCCTTCCATCAGCCAGGGAGGCGTATTGGATCGCAGCGCGCGGCCGATCGACCCCTCGTAGAAGATGGAGAACTCGAAGATGTGCACCAGCTCGTGGGTGATCAGCTCGTACAGCAGGTCGGGGGGCCGGTCCACCGGCAGCACCATGCGGTTCTCGAAGGGCTCGGCGAAGGCCGCCACGTACTCGGGGATGAAGTCGAGCTGCACGTTGGTCTGCTCGAACTCCCCATGGGTCTTGTAGAAGATGAGCGGAATGCGGATCTTGACCTCATGATCCAGGTCCTGCGACAGCTTGACGTAGGCGCTTTCGGCGAAGGAGACCACCTGCTCGAGGCGGCCTTCTTCCTCCGGATAGTAGTAGACGTCGAAATGCGGGGACTTGTAGATGTGCCAGTCGAAGTTGTCGTAGTTGATCTTGTTCTTGCCGAAGGGAAATGCTGCGCCCGGGACCAGGGCCAGGAGGAGGCCCACCAGGGAGCGAGCGGCAAGGCGCCGGGGGCTCAGCGGCACGGGAGCGATCCCTTCAGTCGGTGAACAACGTTCGGGTCTCGACTTTCTGCTTGGTCGCGATGATGCCGAACATGTCCGATTCGATGTGCTCGAACATCGTGAACAGGACCGTCAGCGGATCGTTCCCCTTGCCGTCCACCGTGGTGTCCTCGGAGAACTCGTCGTCGTACAGGAGCACACCGTCGCGGCCCCTCAGGAAATAGACGTGGAACACCACCTGGAATCCTTCGCGGTCGGCGAAGCGGGTACGACGAATCCTCTGGCCGGTCACCGGGCTGATGATGTCCTCGGTGACGAAGCTGGAGCGGTCGGTGATCTCGTACTTGAGGCTGCCGGTCAGGACCATGTCGGCGCCATACTTCGCCGCCAGATCCTTCCAGAACTCAGGGTTGCGCGCCAGCTCGTCGAGCGGCTGCTCGGGCAGCGGCGGTGCCTCCACGTCGAGGACGTGCAGCCGGGTCCGCTTGCGCAGCTCCCGACGCAACAACCCGACCGTCTCCTTGTTCATATCCACCTTGGGGTTGTCGTTGAGCAGGACGGCGCGCGTAACCAGGATCGAATCGATGCCGGTCATGTCGACCCGCTCGGGGACCGGAAGGCTCACCTGGACCTGCACCGTGCCGGCCGTCAGCGCCCCGAAGGGAAGACCCAGCAGGAGAACGCACGCCAGGAGCTCAGCGGGGCGGCGGCGCATCGTCTTCGAGAGGAGGCTCTTCCTCCTCCCCGGGGGGGGGATTCACCGCCGCGCCTGCGCCGGGATCCCCGGCCCGCTCCTTGCGGGCGAGGACCTGCTTGAAGTAATTGGTGAAGAGATCGAAGTTCTGCTTGATGTCACGGTTCGAGGGATCGGCCTCCAGCGCCCGGCGGTATGTGGCGTCCGCCTTCTCGAAATCTCCGGCGGTCTCGTAGGCCACCGCCAGGTTGTTCAGCAGGCGCGGGTTGTCGGGCTGCAGCTTGACGGCTTTCTCCCAGCGGAACAGCGCCTCCTTCCACAGCCCTTTCTTCGCGGCCTTGACGCCGAAGTCCATCTGCTCATGCACCGATTCGCCCGACGGCGCCGCCGCTAGGGTGGTCAAGGCGGCCATCAGAATCAGAAGAGGAAGGCGCGGCATCCGCAGAGGAGTCATGAGGCGGAAAGGGGTTCCCAGATTCGGTTTCCGCTGCAAGCAGGTCGAGGATGGGTCGCAGCAACGCGGCAACTATAGCCCACGGGGTCAGGCATTTCAACGCGGCTCCGGCGCGCCGTCAGCGGATAGCGGGAGGGATCGTGTCGTCTTCGGGAGGAGAAACGTCTTCCAGCTCAGCCGGAGCCGGCGGCGGCGCCGGCGGCTTTGCCGGGCGGGCGGCGGGGAGCGGCGCGGGAGTCTCTTCCGGTGGCGGCGGTATCGGCCCGGCCAGGTAGCCGGGACGGGAGCGCACGATCGCCCCCGGGACCCGGACATGGATCGAGACGCTGCGCCAGCCCCCTTCGGAGATCGGTCGGGTCGGGTAGTAGCTCAGCGTGTACTGGTGCTCGAGGCTCTGTGAAATGCGCGCGAAGATCCCCGGCAGCGCCGCGGGATCGGAGGAGTCGAACGACTCGCCGCCGGTCTCCTCCGCGATTCGGCGCAGCACTTCCTTGTCCGCCCTGGGGCCGAAGGCGACGGTGTAGAAGGTGACGCCCGATTCCCGGGCGGCACGCAAGGCCTCCGACAGCCGATCGCGCGCCTTGACCGGATCGGCAATCTGCGTCTCCCCGCCATCCGAAAAGACGACCGCCACGCGGCGATCCGGACGCGAGGCGAGCTGCTCGCCGGCGGTCCCCAGTGCATCGTACAGGGCCGTGTTGCCCGCCGGCTTCATCGAGCTGACGGCGAAGGCCAGGGAGCGCCGGTCGAAGGTGAACTCCTTGGCCACGCGGGCGGCATCGGAGAAGCCGATCAGGCAGACCTTGTCGTAAGGCGGGAGAGTGGCGACGAACTCGTTGGCGGCCTTCTGGGCGCTCCAGAAGGAGCCTTGCATGCTGTCGCTGCTGTCCAGGGCCACCACCACCGAGGCGGGAGTCGGGTCGCGGTCGAAGTGCACCAGCGTCTGCTCCACCTCTTCCTCATCCAGGGTGAAATCGCTCAGATCCAGCCGGCTGACGAACCTGCCGTCCGCACCGATCACGGCCACCGGCATGGTCACGAGCGAGACCTCGACCCTCGAGTCGACGTGGGCCGGCCGGGAGATGCGCGACAGCCGGGCGGCCCGTCCCGCGCCGGTCTGCGCGATTACCACCAGCGAATGGCTCACGATCTCCTCGCCGAAGTCGGCCTGGATGCGGTAAGGCGGCTCGGCCAGCGTCTTCATGAGGCCGCCATCCACGAAGAAATCGATCGTCTTGATCCGGTCGCCGGAAGGAAGCTGCACCTGAACGGCGATTTCCTGCCGGCCGAACCAGAAGGATCCGCGCGGCGCTTCAAGCGTCAAGGCCAGGGCGCCATCCTCCGAGCGGGCCGACACGACGTCCTCCGCTTCGCTTGGAGTCGTGCCGGCGGGCGCCGACAGGCTGGCGGAGCGTGCCGTCTTCTCCATGAAGAGGAAGGCGAGGGTCGACAGGAGGCTCACGGCGATGACAATGAGGAAATAGCGCTGGCGGTTGGGCATCGAGGATCCACCGAAAGGCACGGGTCTGGGGCGAATATAGGTTCGGACCCGGCAGCACGGCAAGGCTGGAAAACCGGCGTTGATCGCTTCTCGGCCCCTCTGCTAGGGTGTCACCGCCATGTTCAATGAAGCCCGCGCCATCCAGGCCGGGGGGGCCGTCGACGCGGATCTGGTCGCCCCTCCCTCGAAGAGTGTCACGCAGCGCCTGCTGATCCTTGGGGCTCTCGCCTCCGGCGTCTCCCGCATCGTGCAGCCGCTGGATGCCGATGACACGCGCGTGATGGCGGAGGCCCTGCGGGCGGTCGGGATCGGGATCGGGCAGGGCGCACGGGCCTGGGAAATCCGCGGCGGGGGAGGCCGTCTCCCGAGCCCCGGCGCCTCGGTCGACGCGGGCAGCGCCGGCACGGCGGCCCGGTTCCTGACGGCGTTGCTCTGCCTCGGGCGGGGCCGCTACCTCCTCGATGGATCGCCGCGCATGCGCGAGCGTCCGATCCAGCCCCTGGTCGACGCCCTGCGGGAGCTGGGCGCACGCATCCGCTACCTGGGGACGCGCGGATCTCCTCCTCTGGAGATCCTGGCGGAGGGGCTCCGAGGCGGCCGCGTCAGCATCCGCGCCGGGATGAGCAGCCAGTATCTTTCAGCTCTTCTGTTGGTCGCGCCGCGGGCCGCCGGAGCGCTGCGCATTGCACCGGAGGGGGAAATCGCCTCGGCACCCTACCTGCGTCTCACCGCCCAGGTGATGGTCCGCTTCGGAATCGAGCTGCAGGAGCCGGCGCCTCTGAGCTTTTCGGTCGAGCCGCAGGACTTCGCAGGCCGCGAGCTGCGCGTCGAAGGCGATTACTCGAGCGCCGGCTACTTCTTCGCGGCGGCGGCGATTACCGGCGGGCAGGTCCGGGTGAGCAACCTCCAACCCGATTCCGCCCAGGCGGATCGGGGCATTCTCGAGGTGCTGGAGAAGATGGGCTGCAAGGTGATCGCGCAGGGCGAAGGAGTTGCGCTGTCGGGCGGGGAGCTGGAGGCGGCCGATTGCAATCTCTCGGGAATGCCGGATGCCGCGCCGACGCTCGCCGTTACCGCGCTGTTCGCCCGCGGCCGAAGCCGCTTCACCGGGTTGTCCACGCTCCGCGTGAAGGAGACCGATCGGGTCGCCGCGCTGGCGCGCGAGCTCGCGCGCCTGGGCGCCGAGATCCGGGAAGGCCCCGATTTCCTCGAGATCCAGCCGCGTCCCCTGCAGGGGGCGTCGATCGAGACCTACGAAGACCACCGCATGGCGATGAGCTTCGCCCTCGCCGGCTTACGCATCCCGGGGGTGATCATTCGCGACCCCGGCTGCGTGTCGAAGAGCTTTCCGGAGTTCTGGGAGGCTTTCGCGAAGCTGGAGAGCGCGTGATGAGGGCGGCCACGGGTCGTCCCGTCCGCTAGGGCCGCGCGGCACGGACGTAGAGATCGAGGGGCCGGTAGGCTGCATCGAGATCGATCGCCTTATCCTCGGCGGCGGGGCCGTGCTTAACCTGGGTGGAGAAAGAACCCAGGAGAGTCTTCCCCATCGGGTCCGCCAGCGGGGGAGCCGGCTGCCTTCCCGTTCCTTTGCGGTCTCCTTCACTGAGAACTCCCTTCGGGGGCGCCTCAGTCCGGGCCGCGTCGGCCGCCTTGCGAAAGTAGGAGGCGGCCCGTGTCCTGTCACCCGATCTCCACGCCAGGTATCCAGCCAGGAACGGCGCATCGACGCACTTCGGGTTGGTGCGCGTGGCGGAGAGCAGCCAGCGATTCGCCTCCTCCAGCCGGCCCTGCATGATGAGCACCTCTCCGAGTCGGAGCATGGGGCCGGTCTCCTCCGCATTGATCCCATGGGCGCGGCTCAGGTGCTCCTCGGCCCGGGCGAGATCGCGCGGGGCCCTGGGATCGGGCGAGGCCAGCAGTGCGCCGAGCGCGAGATGTCCGCGGGCGCTTTGCGGGTTGACCTCGACCAGCTTCTCCCAGGCGGCGTTCGCCGCATTGAAGTCCCCGGTCTCGAGCAGGCTCTGTCCAAGGTAGTAGAGGCAGTCCTCGTGATGGGGGTCCAGCTCCAGCGCCTGGCGATAGAGCGACGCGGCCGAGGCGAAGTCCCGCTTCGTGCGCATCCCGGTCGCGTCCCGGTACAGGCTCCAGAAGCGCAGCACCTTCTGCGAATCGGCGGTCTTGCCGTTCTCCGCGGGCCGCGCGGGAGGGGTGTCGGGCGCCTCGGATGACACCGTGAGAACAGCGAGAGGAGCAATCTCGCCTCCTTCCCTCACGAGGAGGACGGACCGGGCCGGCACATCGTGGAACGACTGAGTCTTGCCGTCCGGCCAGCGAATCTCCAGATTATCGATCCGCTCCGCCGATCCGAGGCCGAACCAGACCTCTCCGGGAGGCGACTGACTGAGATAGGAGGAGCTGCCTCCCAGCTCGCGCAGCTGGGTCCGCCCTGAAGCTGTCAGGCGCACGCGGGCGCCGTTGGCGAAGGTGCTGGTGGCCAGCCCGCGGACCGCGCCGCGGCGGCCCTGCGGCCCGCGCAGGAGCAGCCGCAGCCAGCTCTGGCGATTGCCTCCCTCGTTGCGCAGCAGGCGCACATCGCCTCCGTGGACGACCACCGCGATGTCCTGATCGCCGTCGCCGTCGAAGTCGGCTATGGCGGCGCCGCGACCGACGTTCTCGACGCCGAAGGCGGGCCCGCTCGCCGCGCCGACCTCGAAGAAGCCGCGCGAGCCGCCCCCGTTCCAGAACAGCTGGTTCTTCATCGGGACCAGATGGGAGGGATCGGACTCGCTCTGGAAGGTGCTGCCGTTGGCCGCGAAGAGATCCAGCCGGCCGTCATTGTCGTAGTCCAGAAAATCGGTGCCCCAGCCGATGAAATCCAGCGAGATCTGCCCCAGCCCCATCTGGTCGGCATCGTCCACGAAGTGGAGCGGCTCGCCGGCCGTCGCGGCAATGACGCCGCGCTGGTTGACGTACAGGGCGTTCTCCTGCGCCAGCCAATGCGTGATGAAGAGATCGAGATCCTGGTCGTTGTCCCAGTCCCCCACCGCCAGTCCCATGGCGCCGCGGTAGTCGGCGACCCAGGCGGGGTGGCTGATGTCCTCGAACCGGCCGTTCCCGAGGTTGTGGAACAGGGCGTTGTCGGAGATGTCGTTGGCGACGTAGAGATCGGGGAGCCCGTCGGCATCGAAATCGGCCCAGCTCGCCGACAGGGATCGGCCGGTCGGATTGTCGACTCCGGAGGCCTTGCCCACTTCCCGGAAGACGCCGCCTTCGTTGCGATACAGCAGATTCCTCTCCGGGGGATAGCTGGAAGGGTTGAGGGTGTAGGGGACCTCGGTGTCGTATTGCCGCGTGACGTGGGCGCCGCCCTCCGCCTCGCCGGCATAGCGCACGTAACCGCAGATGTAGAGATCGAGATCGCCGTCCCGGTCGTAGTCGGACCAGGAAACTCCGGTCCAGAACCCTGGCGGCCCGGCGAGTCCGGTCTCGCCCGCCACCTCGCGGAACGTCCCGTCTCCCTGGTTGCGGAACAGCAGGTTGGTCCCGTAGCGCGTGACCGCCAGGTCGAGATCGCCGTCGCCATCGTAATCGCCCCAGGCCGCTCCCATTCCCA harbors:
- a CDS encoding tetratricopeptide repeat protein, which encodes MTPLRMPRLPLLILMAALTTLAAAPSGESVHEQMDFGVKAAKKGLWKEALFRWEKAVKLQPDNPRLLNNLAVAYETAGDFEKADATYRRALEADPSNRDIKQNFDLFTNYFKQVLARKERAGDPGAGAAVNPPPGEEEEPPLEDDAPPPR
- a CDS encoding VWA domain-containing protein — translated: MPNRQRYFLIVIAVSLLSTLAFLFMEKTARSASLSAPAGTTPSEAEDVVSARSEDGALALTLEAPRGSFWFGRQEIAVQVQLPSGDRIKTIDFFVDGGLMKTLAEPPYRIQADFGEEIVSHSLVVIAQTGAGRAARLSRISRPAHVDSRVEVSLVTMPVAVIGADGRFVSRLDLSDFTLDEEEVEQTLVHFDRDPTPASVVVALDSSDSMQGSFWSAQKAANEFVATLPPYDKVCLIGFSDAARVAKEFTFDRRSLAFAVSSMKPAGNTALYDALGTAGEQLASRPDRRVAVVFSDGGETQIADPVKARDRLSEALRAARESGVTFYTVAFGPRADKEVLRRIAEETGGESFDSSDPAALPGIFARISQSLEHQYTLSYYPTRPISEGGWRSVSIHVRVPGAIVRSRPGYLAGPIPPPPEETPAPLPAARPAKPPAPPPAPAELEDVSPPEDDTIPPAIR
- the aroA gene encoding 3-phosphoshikimate 1-carboxyvinyltransferase, with the protein product MFNEARAIQAGGAVDADLVAPPSKSVTQRLLILGALASGVSRIVQPLDADDTRVMAEALRAVGIGIGQGARAWEIRGGGGRLPSPGASVDAGSAGTAARFLTALLCLGRGRYLLDGSPRMRERPIQPLVDALRELGARIRYLGTRGSPPLEILAEGLRGGRVSIRAGMSSQYLSALLLVAPRAAGALRIAPEGEIASAPYLRLTAQVMVRFGIELQEPAPLSFSVEPQDFAGRELRVEGDYSSAGYFFAAAAITGGQVRVSNLQPDSAQADRGILEVLEKMGCKVIAQGEGVALSGGELEAADCNLSGMPDAAPTLAVTALFARGRSRFTGLSTLRVKETDRVAALARELARLGAEIREGPDFLEIQPRPLQGASIETYEDHRMAMSFALAGLRIPGVIIRDPGCVSKSFPEFWEAFAKLESA
- a CDS encoding FG-GAP-like repeat-containing protein, with the translated sequence MRAASTTSWRRKSRFLLIVGSVFVAVVFAALLLLGRGSEAYVPGEEAERSDEITRSLRRDLPAEVPRIAFVDAAQAAGIRFRHFQGVRSTQLPEDMGSGAAWGDYDGDSDPDLLLVNETGPLTAGEQEAASSGARTQLFRNDGGGRFTDVTDRAGIAVPGLGMGAAWGDYDGDGDLDLAVTRYGTNLLFRNQGDGTFREVAGETGLAGPPGFWTGVSWSDYDRDGDLDLYICGYVRYAGEAEGGAHVTRQYDTEVPYTLNPSSYPPERNLLYRNEGGVFREVGKASGVDNPTGRSLSASWADFDADGLPDLYVANDISDNALFHNLGNGRFEDISHPAWVADYRGAMGLAVGDWDNDQDLDLFITHWLAQENALYVNQRGVIAATAGEPLHFVDDADQMGLGQISLDFIGWGTDFLDYDNDGRLDLFAANGSTFQSESDPSHLVPMKNQLFWNGGGSRGFFEVGAASGPAFGVENVGRGAAIADFDGDGDQDIAVVVHGGDVRLLRNEGGNRQSWLRLLLRGPQGRRGAVRGLATSTFANGARVRLTASGRTQLRELGGSSSYLSQSPPGEVWFGLGSAERIDNLEIRWPDGKTQSFHDVPARSVLLVREGGEIAPLAVLTVSSEAPDTPPARPAENGKTADSQKVLRFWSLYRDATGMRTKRDFASAASLYRQALELDPHHEDCLYYLGQSLLETGDFNAANAAWEKLVEVNPQSARGHLALGALLASPDPRAPRDLARAEEHLSRAHGINAEETGPMLRLGEVLIMQGRLEEANRWLLSATRTNPKCVDAPFLAGYLAWRSGDRTRAASYFRKAADAARTEAPPKGVLSEGDRKGTGRQPAPPLADPMGKTLLGSFSTQVKHGPAAEDKAIDLDAAYRPLDLYVRAARP